From the genome of Medicago truncatula cultivar Jemalong A17 chromosome 2, MtrunA17r5.0-ANR, whole genome shotgun sequence:
TTTTGGAGGCTTTTTGTTTTGATCAATCAATGGGATTTAATTTTGGTGCAGACCAATATATACAGAACAAGTTCTTTGGAGACAAAGATAAGGAGTGCCACTAAAGAAGCTATTCAAGAAATAAAAAGCTGTGAAGCAGTGTGTGGCTGCAACAGAAAGATGATGGGTGCCATCACCACCTGCAGAAACTGCTTAATGAGGGAAGTTTCTATGAGGCTTCAGAAAGCTGGTTTCAATAGTGCTATTTGCAAAACAAAATGGAGAACTTCATCAGATATTCCGTCAggtatattttcaatttttcaattgtaTCTTTCACTGTTTAATTTGTTGTCTTTACATAAAAAGttatagtttatatgaaaaGCAATCTTGTGGTGGGTCTAATAAGATAGGTTTCAAAGAGTATATGCTATAAATTACATTATCCCTTTTCAcccacctaaaaataaaataaaaaagtggtgAATGATGCTCTTGTTAAGaggaattaaaaaatttaaaagtaggAAATGAAGAGATTCTTCAtggatagaaagaaaataagaaaattgaaaagttgaaAAAGTAGTCccaaattatcatcaattcactTTCATTTCTTATCGTCGATGTGTTATTGATCGAATCAATGCAAGACTTTTAAGGTTGTCATCTCGTTTAAGTGTTTCATTGTTTAAGTGTCATATTGAATACTTTTAGTTACTCAATATGAGGCTTCTAGCATTGTCATCTCTTTTAAGAGTGAACGTCTACGATGGATTCACTCTATCGACATAGAGGGTTTTCGCTCTATCTGCACCAACCAAAGTAGACTTAAGCTAATGAATAGAATCCAATCTAAAAGAAGAGTTTGAGATTATATTACTAAATTTAGCACATTTTAGTATCATAGTTTTCCTAatctaatatattaaaattaactatGCAGGAGAACACATATTTTTGGATGTGATAGACAATACAAATCCAAAGAAAGGGGAAGTAAGGGTCATGATTGAGCTGAATTTCCAAGCTGAGTTTGAGATGGCAAGGGGAAGTGATGAATACAACAAACTTGTCCAGAAGCTGCCTGAAGTGTTTGTAGGGAAAGTAGAGAGATTGGGAAACCTAATCAAAATATTATGCAATGCAGCCAAAAAATGCATGAAGGATAAAAAAATGCACATGGGGCCATGGAGGAAGCATAGGTACATGCAAGCTAAATGGTTAGGTCCATGTGAAAGGAACACTTCAACAACTCCTCTTCCAATGGGAAATTCTGAGAGGATAATAACAAAGCCAAAATCAAAGGCATCTATGTTGACTATTGATTTATTAGAGAAGCTTCCAACATTGCATTGCACTGCTGTTAAGGTTGTGTGATTGTAAAAAAGATGAtcaatttaattagtttttttactGGTCGTTTTAAGCTTTTGTTATGgttaatttcttttgttcctcttttttttttggttaaaattaaggAGTGAGTGACTTGCAAATGTCACACCCCACATACTTGTATGTAAATCGCCAATATTTGAATAGATAGAGATAAACGTGCGGAAcgaagttttgtttttttattttttttatttacatgagAAAAAGggaaagcaaaaacaaaaataaataagagacTACTGACCGCGATGATAAGCAACACCCATACTGTCTGCTGTAAGCAATAAGCGAAGCCCAGCCGAAGGGTCAAGCACGATCAATATATCACTCATAAACCTTGTTCTAAGCTTGACTAAGTCAGCACACATGTTACCCTCCGTGAGAATGTGACATAGTTGAAAAATCTAATCTTTAGCCATgtactctcttttttttttggttacaaagataaattaaaaggaaaaaacaacagAGAAGAATGAACTAAGCTCTAGAATAAAGAACTCCTAAGGCGTCGTTCTTGATCAGAGGAAGAAGGTCGCTTGGAGAAGTATCATAAGTTGAAAATTCTTCATTCGAAGTGGCACCGAGTTTAGCTAAAAAATCAGCACACTGGTTTCCTTCTCTTAGGCAATGATGAACGGTGaaattccttgaggacaagaGATCTCTGATGTCTTGAAGCAACACAGCATAGGCATGGTAAGTGATGGCATGCACAGTAAGGAGCTGAATGGAGATCATGGAGTCCGAGTAACAAACCATTTCTTCAATACCTAAATCAATGGCCAGCAGAATACCACGGTGTATTGCTGTGAGCTCGGCAAACAATATGTCAGAACTTGCTGTAATATATCCAGAGAAACCTTTAAGAAATAAACCTGCATAATTTCTTATGATTCCACCAAAACCCGCTCTAATAGGAGTTCCCAAGCAGCTACCTCAACATTAAGCACAAAACtgttaaaattgttttcattcCAGCGTACCGTGCGACCAGGCGTGGGGATTACTTCAGAATGCAGTGCATTTTCAATTGCTTCCACCGCATGTTGAACTTGGAACTGTATGCGAACAAGAGACCATGGTTCATCGCTGAGACACATCTGATTTCTTTGCCTCCATGTCCACCAAAGAGCAGCCAGAAAAATGGTAGAACGAGCACCGGTTGCATTGGTTTTGAGCCAGATTTGCGGAGtaccttcaacaaaaaaatccGGTTCCGCGAATCCAATTTTAAGCCAAATGATTTTAGAGTGATTGCAATCACGAAGGCAGTGGAGCAGCGTTTCGTCTTCATTCCCACATCTTGAGCATATTGCAGAATTTACCATATTGCGGTGGCGCAACAAAGAGAGTGTGGGGATTGCATTATGACATGCGAGCCATACTAGAAGCTTGAACTTTTCTGGAATTTTTAATCTCCATATCCAAGACCAAGAAACCATGCTAGGAGTATTGTTTGTAGTAACCGAGTTTCGAAGAAGCCACGAGTAGCCACTCTTAGCGTTATAAACGCCATTGACATTTTCTTTCCAAATGAAGGTATCTTCAACTCTTTCATTAAAATTGATGCGGTAGTTGTTAATGAAAGTAGCAATAGCTTGAGGGAGGTTTGTGTAGAGAGCCTGAGTGGGTTGTCCATTGAAAGTGAAGACCTCTCGAACCGTGAGGTGGAGATCGTGAACATCAATGATGGGGACAAGAGAGCCAATGAGCCCATGGGAGCTCCAATGATTGAACCAAAAAGATGAAGATCCTGATCCTGCACGCCAAACATAACCACTACTGAGGATGTCTTTAGCCTTGATAATGGAGAACCAGGTGGGGGAGTTGTTGCTATTGGCGGTGGCATGGAGTGTGTTAGACCCTGATGTGTACCTGTTGGAGAGAATGTTAACCCACAATTTGTTTGTTGATTGAACCATATCCCACACGAGCTTCCCTAGTAAACTTGTGTTAGCATCTCTGGCTGTTCGGATACTAAGGCCGCCAATACTCTTCGGACTAGTGACTGTCTTCCAATTCACCAAATGGATTCCTTTATTATTCGTGCCTTTCCAAAGGAAGTTTCTGGTTGTCTGATCAATGCTATCACAAATATTTTGGGGAAGCCAATTAATCTGCATATAGTAAGTAGGAATGGAGGAAAGAACAGATGAAGCAAGTGTCATTCTACCTGTTCTGTTTAGAAGTCTACTTTTCCAAGCGGCCAGTCTAGTTTGCATTTTTTCAATGATGAAATGGAAATCACTTTTCTTTGGTCTACCTTGGAGCATTGGGAAACCCAAGTATTTTCCAAGAGAAGGTGTGCTTTGAATACCAGAGATGTTTGTGAGATTAGTGATTTTCCCATGAGGAGTACCTGATGAATAGTAAGCTCTTGATTTGGAGATGTTGATTTTCAATCCCGATGCTCGACTGAATCTCTCAAAAAGGTTGTGGATGAAGTGAAACTGAGAGCTCTTCGCTTTGGTAAAAAGGAGAACATCATCTGCAAAGAGTAAATGAGATACCTTGGCCCCCGTATTTGTGATTTGTATTGGTTCCCATCTCCCTTGATTGACAGCGGAATTGATTGCAACAGAGAGTTTTTCCATACAGAGGATGAAAAGATAAGGAGACAGCGGGTCACCTTGACGAAGTCCATGAGTAGGCTTGAAAGGAGAGAGCTTGTTTCCATTCCATAACAATGAGTAGCTTGGTGAGGTAACACAATGCATGATGAGTTTGATGGTAATGTCTGGGAAGCCGAAATCCTGGAGGCAAATGCGAAGGAAGCATAAATAGATTTGGTCCATAAAAAAGTTTTggttaaattttataaatagattTTAGATGCGGATCTTCTGATAAGTAACATGGATACATAATATATACTTGCAAATTTTATAAGTTTGATTGAATTGATAGTCATATTAAATGTGATGGTTGTATAGAACCCAGTtgacaccaaaaaaaataagtagtTGAATTATATAATGACCACTAAGCTTAAGTGCGTGTATTTTCCTTTCAAATCATGTTAATCGGGTCACAACTATTGTTGCATCTGCTAATAATAGCTAAATTGATTGATGACTGAGCATAGATACCAATTTCAAATGGGATAGGAGTCTGTTATTAAGTCGTATTAGAGTCATGGTAATGGTAAATAAGAGTTCAAGATGCCACAACACATATTTGACCAAGTTCAAAGACTATACAATCACCTTTCTACATATGtggtgttataccctgtttttggacctaaaaatactgggcccaatttcatttcaaactttgtcaattatcaaatttcaactgcacagttcaaattgtctctgcctcgcagttttttcaatcacaattttacctatgtttttcttgcataaaacctttcgaaatgtctttacttgtcttgtaagtcattcaaaagtgtctctgaatcattacattgctttttctacagtttatttcaaaatttgcaaaaaagtcatacagaagggtattttggtcatttcctgcagtgggacccattttcatccttgtgactgtctctgagtcttttcagattgttttttttcattccatcagtaaaccttgctaatttcatttcaaacttgcatctgagtcagtgtcgagttaatttgattctgtttaggtcgtttttagccctaggggcattttggtcatttcacacaaaattttggcatagggaggttactttgaagtacatCATTTAGGCcgttggttcgttttagtccgttttgtcaattttatttttgtttcgctttacgtttggtcaaaattgcaaat
Proteins encoded in this window:
- the LOC11423944 gene encoding uncharacterized protein; the protein is MGVTSLARKSTRFLTISRQDSLESEGQSSDTSVGDVEFEFLSTDEVIMSGQSVSSDDQCHSLEMDFDDDDKEERDPSDTIEKNRSFWESQHLGVQTNIYRTSSLETKIRSATKEAIQEIKSCEAVCGCNRKMMGAITTCRNCLMREVSMRLQKAGFNSAICKTKWRTSSDIPSGEHIFLDVIDNTNPKKGEVRVMIELNFQAEFEMARGSDEYNKLVQKLPEVFVGKVERLGNLIKILCNAAKKCMKDKKMHMGPWRKHRYMQAKWLGPCERNTSTTPLPMGNSERIITKPKSKASMLTIDLLEKLPTLHCTAVKVV